A stretch of DNA from Sugiyamaella lignohabitans strain CBS 10342 chromosome B, complete sequence:
AGTCATTTCAGATTTGATTGCGATGTTAGGGTTTATGCCATCACTTCGgaactcaggggtaattgATACAAGTTATGACGGAAAAATTGCTAGACAATTAATTGGCTTATATGATCCCATTATCCCATTATACGAAGAAAAGTCTGCTCTAATGATTGGAGATCATACTGGAACGAACTTCCGGGGGCATGAGGTACATGGTGACATCTGATGCCACGGGCCTCAATGGCCCGAACATTTACTGAGATACCATTCGGTTCCGTCAAGTGAATAAAGTCAGTGACGAAGTTTGTCCATTGAACTGAGTCAACAAAGTCTGAGTTTGGGTGGTTCTTTCGAGGTTGAATGTTTCTCAGATTCAAATGACTATTGTAATGAGAGTTGTCCATTTGGGTTGAGCCGCTGCATGTAGAAATGACATCAACTTGACCCTTTGCGTGATAATGACCTTGAGGGAGCGGAGTTACAATGCCGGTTGCAGATGTAGTTGATACAGCTGCTGTCGAAGGAGGCCCTGATAAACTGTACAAACATGATGTCACAACGGCTTCAATGTATTGTTCGGCATCCATATATGCGAGACTCCGCGGCGAGGTATTACTTTCGTATGTGGTCTCGCGATCAGGTAAACCATTTAAAATCATGATTTTATGCTTACACTTTTGAAGCTTTTCTGCAAATCCCTCTAAAATAACAACTGGCACAATGGATGTGTATAAACTGCCAATCGAGTAGACTATAGCGTCAGCATTGTTCACAGAGTCCAGAACTCTAGGACTAGCACGAGGATGTATTTCTTGTCCATATGGGTTGATATAAAAAATTCTTTTTATCGCAGATGCTAGTGGTTGTTCTATGgctgattttgaaaacatAATCTGTGACGTTGATAATGCAGGGTGAGAAAACGGCAGATTGGCGTCTTCGAATGAAGTTGGCGTTACTGGAGTTGCAGTACCATTAGTATCTTGTCTGTGGGACACTGTGGGCAGTGATAAAACAGACGGGTGTGAAATTTGACTCTGGCCTGTAATTAAATCACCGTTCTTCAATTCGGCAGAAATATGATAGCTGAAATTAGTATTCAGAACTGGCAACACGCTCACGAGTTTAGAAACATCAGTCATTTTGCACAAGAGCTCCACGGCTGAATCTAAAGACCCACAAAATAAACGTGCCCCGCTAAGAAACAGATTTCCTACACTAGCTCTCTCGAACCTGAACTCCCTCCCTGGTCGACTTTTCTTTAACAGTTCAACATGCATATGGACGAAAAATGGACGGATCATTTCTTTGTAATGGGATTCAACCCCGTCCCACAGAATGTGGGTGCCGTCAACAATTTGATTCCATTCACTTTTCGCTTCATCGTAAACATCAGGTAATCTATATGAGAATAAGTTTCTCAACGCGCGATTGTGAGGCTGCTCATCTGGAATGAGTCTTGTTATCCGAGACCGAACGTCTCCGATAGCTGGCCCTCCAATTACTCTAATAATCTCCGAAGTAGAGCCACCGTTGTCTGAAATAGGCATCACATATGTTACATGATCGAATACtgaagagaagagattgaCTAGAGAGTTGGTGGCAgtgccaccaccaacaattGCCACTTTCATGTTAGAAGATCATGTTCTGGTTTACAGTCTGACAGGACTCATTAAGCTTACCCCACCAATACCAGCCTAACCCTTATCAATGCCAGATAGCTGATCGTTTTCTAGACTTGACAAAAGAAATATGCTGCCTGTATATAGCCTCTGCAAAAAAATGTTATTTGTAATTTATACAGTATATATTAATCTCTAACTGGAGTGAGGCCAGTTCCACCATCAactaaaatatttttcaagtTTTGGAAGCAGTTCTCAATCGCTCGGGCAGCCGAAGAAGGGGTTCTTCCACCTATGTGTGGGAAAATAGTGACATCGAGACGTTTTAACAATTCAGGGTGTACTTCCGGTTCATATTCGAAAACGTCAAGGCCAGCAGAGGCAACTTTTCCTGATTTCAAGGCTTGTACAAGGGCATCTTCATGAATAAGGGCTCCCCGTCCAACATTCACAACCTTCGCACGATCTGGAAGTAGTTTGATTGTCTCCTCATTCAGGGTATGACGAGTCTCATCTGTCAATGGCAAGGCGAGGGCAAGGAGATCTGAAACTTTTGCAAGAGATTCAAATGAGTCGT
This window harbors:
- a CDS encoding glyoxylate reductase (Glyoxylate reductase; acts on glyoxylate and hydroxypyruvate substrates; YPL113C is not an essential gene; GO_component: GO:0005575 - cellular_component [Evidence ND]; GO_function: GO:0048037 - cofactor binding [Evidence IEA]; GO_function: GO:0016491 - oxidoreductase activity [Evidence IEA]; GO_function: GO:0016616 - oxidoreductase activity, acting on the CH-OH group of donors, NAD or NADP as acceptor [Evidence IEA]; GO_function: GO:0016616 - oxidoreductase activity, acting on the CH-OH group of donors, NAD or NADP as acceptor [Evidence IMP] [PMID 17173333]; GO_process: GO:0008152 - metabolic process [Evidence IMP] [PMID 17173333]; GO_process: GO:0055114 - oxidation-reduction process [Evidence IEA,IEA]); the protein is MSANEVSDIALHLALSTYRYTTLYEYTLRTQGDTRTAIRAAATYDIKTGRPLDKIDKDHKGEYTGPALGGYNTTTPQGERVGIAGFGGIGQALAKRLHALGMDVHYFKRHKLSEDEENSDPLKGIPLTYHDSFESLAKVSDLLALALPLTDETRHTLNEETIKLLPDRAKVVNVGRGALIHEDALVQALKSGKVASAGLDVFEYEPEVHPELLKRLDVTIFPHIGGRTPSSAARAIENCFQNLKNILVDGGTGLTPVRD